A part of Lacinutrix sp. 5H-3-7-4 genomic DNA contains:
- a CDS encoding queuosine precursor transporter — protein MTSVTKRNALDPKDKLFAQRIYLFLGSLFITSLVVSNLIFQKFFYWYPLDIEIFGSKLFEISVGILPYPITFLITDLISEIYGKKKANDIVVAGIFASVFSLFIILVANVAPATSWSYVNDNLFNTVFGNSTIAVFASMVTYLLAQLIDIQIYHFWKRYTKGKKLWLRNNFSTWFSQFVDTFTILILLSSFGIIPWENFKGLLISGFLFKVLIAALDTPLLYLGVYLFKKRFNLKTNQEIEIL, from the coding sequence GTGACAAGTGTAACAAAAAGAAATGCATTAGACCCAAAAGACAAACTTTTTGCGCAACGCATTTATCTATTTTTAGGCAGCTTATTTATAACAAGTTTAGTGGTTTCTAATTTAATTTTTCAGAAATTTTTTTATTGGTATCCTCTAGATATTGAAATATTTGGAAGCAAACTTTTTGAAATCTCTGTTGGCATACTACCATATCCCATAACATTTTTAATTACCGATTTAATAAGTGAAATTTACGGAAAGAAAAAAGCTAACGACATTGTAGTTGCAGGTATTTTTGCTTCGGTTTTCTCGTTATTTATTATTTTAGTAGCTAACGTTGCGCCAGCAACATCATGGTCTTACGTTAATGACAATTTATTTAACACTGTTTTTGGCAACTCTACAATAGCTGTATTTGCAAGTATGGTAACCTATTTATTAGCACAATTAATAGATATTCAAATTTATCATTTTTGGAAACGCTACACTAAAGGCAAAAAATTATGGTTACGCAATAATTTTTCTACATGGTTTTCTCAATTTGTAGACACGTTTACCATATTAATACTACTATCTTCTTTTGGTATAATTCCATGGGAGAATTTTAAAGGCCTACTTATAAGTGGTTTTTTATTTAAAGTATTAATTGCTGCACTAGACACACCACTACTTTATTTAGGTGTTTATTTATTTAAAAAACGCTTCAATCTAAAAACAAATCAAGAAATTGAAATATTATAA
- a CDS encoding RNA methyltransferase has product MRKLKNSELDRLSVDDFKQASKTPIIIVLDNIRSLNNIGSVFRTSDAFLVEKIYLCGITATPPHKDINKTALGSTDAVSWEYAKTTMEVIEKLKIKDVKICSIEQAENATMLNDFTVEKNTTYALVFGNEVKGVDQNIVNASDSVIEIPQFGTKHSLNISVSCGVVVWDLFSKLKA; this is encoded by the coding sequence ATGAGAAAACTAAAAAACAGCGAACTTGATAGATTGAGTGTTGACGACTTTAAACAAGCTAGTAAAACACCCATTATTATAGTTTTAGACAATATTAGAAGTCTAAATAATATAGGTTCTGTTTTTAGAACTAGTGATGCTTTTTTAGTTGAAAAAATTTATTTGTGTGGCATAACTGCAACGCCACCACATAAAGATATAAACAAAACCGCATTGGGAAGTACAGATGCTGTTTCGTGGGAATATGCAAAAACCACTATGGAAGTTATTGAAAAACTTAAAATTAAAGACGTGAAAATTTGTAGCATTGAACAGGCAGAAAATGCAACCATGCTAAACGATTTTACTGTAGAAAAAAATACTACTTATGCTTTAGTTTTTGGTAATGAAGTTAAAGGTGTAGACCAAAATATTGTAAATGCCAGCGATAGTGTTATTGAAATCCCTCAATTTGGCACTAAACATTCTTTAAATATTTCTGTTAGCTGCGGTGTTGTTGTTTGGGATTTGTTCTCAAAATTAAAAGCTTAA
- the folK gene encoding 2-amino-4-hydroxy-6-hydroxymethyldihydropteridine diphosphokinase — translation MHSQQIHISLGSNKGDKFKNLQLAINAIYIKIGPVKNISKVYKTPALGFEGDDFFNACIAVESDLKPSKVLKELLLIEKSLGRVRNKTQGYQSRTIDLDILFVEQQIIDVKTLKVPHPELQNRKFVLQPLHNIAPNFKHPVLEKDISVLIEECEDKSTLETVNIWLKNPSKQHDFSKYNYIAIEGNIGAGKTSLATKMANDYNAKLILERFADNPFLPKFYKDAQRYAFTLEMSFLADRYQQINDDLSQLDLFKDFIVSDYDIFKSLIFSKITLHQDEFKLYRKLFYLMYKDIAKPELYVYLYQNTKRLKENIKKRGRKYEQDIDNEYLEKINAGYLNFLKNQTDLNVKIIDISDKDFVKNREDYLFVLDAICEA, via the coding sequence ATGCATTCACAACAAATACACATATCTTTAGGAAGTAATAAAGGCGACAAATTCAAGAATTTGCAGTTGGCCATTAATGCTATTTATATAAAAATTGGACCAGTAAAAAACATATCTAAAGTATACAAAACACCTGCTTTAGGTTTTGAGGGTGATGATTTTTTTAATGCTTGTATTGCGGTAGAAAGCGATTTAAAACCAAGTAAGGTTTTAAAAGAGTTGTTGCTTATAGAAAAAAGCTTAGGTCGTGTAAGAAATAAAACTCAAGGCTACCAATCTAGAACCATAGATTTAGATATATTATTTGTAGAGCAACAAATAATAGATGTAAAAACGCTAAAAGTACCACATCCAGAATTGCAAAACCGAAAGTTTGTTTTACAGCCTTTACATAATATTGCGCCTAATTTTAAACATCCGGTTTTAGAAAAAGATATTTCTGTTTTAATAGAAGAGTGTGAAGATAAAAGTACTTTAGAGACTGTAAATATTTGGCTTAAAAACCCAAGTAAACAACATGATTTTTCTAAGTATAATTATATAGCTATAGAAGGAAATATTGGAGCTGGAAAAACAAGTCTAGCTACTAAAATGGCAAACGATTATAATGCGAAACTAATACTAGAGCGTTTTGCAGATAATCCTTTTTTGCCAAAGTTTTATAAAGATGCACAGCGCTATGCTTTTACTTTAGAAATGTCTTTTCTAGCAGATAGATACCAGCAAATTAATGACGATTTATCTCAATTAGACCTGTTTAAAGATTTTATAGTTAGTGATTACGATATTTTTAAGTCTTTAATTTTTTCAAAAATAACACTACATCAAGACGAGTTTAAGTTATATCGTAAACTTTTTTACTTAATGTATAAAGATATTGCAAAGCCAGAATTGTATGTGTATCTCTACCAAAATACAAAAAGGCTAAAAGAAAACATTAAAAAGCGTGGTAGAAAATATGAGCAAGATATAGATAACGAATATCTTGAAAAAATTAATGCTGGATATTTAAATTTTTTAAAAAATCAAACCGATTTAAATGTTAAAATTATAGATATATCAGATAAAGATTTTGTAAAAAACCGAGAGGATTATTTATTTGTATTAGATGCTATTTGTGAAGCTTAA